DNA sequence from the Tachysurus fulvidraco isolate hzauxx_2018 chromosome 1, HZAU_PFXX_2.0, whole genome shotgun sequence genome:
TGTGGTGCGGTACTCCAGAGCAAACTCACTAATGATCTTACAGAAATGAGTTATCTTGATGTCCCGGACTGTGTAGGAAGGCTGTCCCAGGTACAAGAGGAATGAGTGGAACctgtgagaatgagagagtgagtgaatgagtgaaagaCGTGGAATCAAACGTGACGGTAAATGGAGGACACGTTCAGTGTAGTGAGGAAATGTGTGTCTGGTCACCTGTTGATGATGCGTCTGTGCACCACTTTAAGAATGATGATCCTCTCTGTGCAGTCTTTGAGGAACTCGGTCATTTTGCTCTTTTGCTGGGATTTGGTCTCGTGCTTGGCCATTATCTTCAGATTGTCCCAGGACATCTTGCACTTCCTCTCCAGCTGAACCAAATTGTCTGACAGCTGCTCAAAGTCCACCTAGAAGAAAataagtgaattaaaaaaaaaaatcatgaacacAGGCATGACTCATGAAATCGATTTTTCCgtatatgaattatttatttatttaggttttaaACTGAAGATATTTGCTTCACAACACTGGACAGATTCCAGATGTCCAATAAATAGACGACAAACTAAatgttttaatacattatatatagacttcttgctaaaaaaaaaatttggttgCCACGACAAGACCTACTTTGGCGGATCGGGTGATGGCAGAGATTTCCGAATAGACGTCTGATGTGTCTGGGAATTTCTCAACCACAAAGTTACAGCAGTGATGCAGCAGGGACTGTCGATGTACAGTATCCTTCACCTCGGTTACTTTCTCTAGATAACTCAGCTCAAATCCTTTCACCTGGAGAGGAGATCGaggaaaaatgtgtgtgataGGATAGTGAAAGGTCACATAAATTGTAATACACGGTCGACTCAAATTAATGCCACTAATAATTAGACACCAGCTGCACAAGAACTCAGAATTTCAACTTGAACTTCACAAGGTCCTTCATTTAGGCCATCGACTACTAGCCTACATATAGCATCTGTAACTACATCCATCTAAAATTAAGCTATCGTACACCTGAACCAGGCCGGCGATGCAGAGAGCTGTGACTGGTCACGTGGATAACACTACGGTCTCTGGGGTTTTGGTTCTGCACACCTGGCCTTGACGCATGCATCAGATTTCTCACATGGCTTGTTAGCAGCATCAAAGCAAATGAGACACTCCACTTACGCTGGAGCTGTTGAGAAAATTGCCAATAGCCAACAGTGTTGCTAGGATACGTTTGAAGGTCTGGTTCTGGGCAAGTTGCTCCATACCGTGCTTCAAGTCGAAAAGGGGCTCAGCTATCTCCTATAGAACAGACCAGACGTGGGACCAGGGTTTAAGATTTGAATAATGAAAAAGATTATTACACCAAGTGTAAAATTCAGTCTGAATAGCATAAGCCTGTCTTCAGTCCTATTAGGAACTTTGATGTCCCAACATTTTTCATGCTTAACTGTTGATCCATAATAacgaaaaaaatgaataaacaaataaaaaagttaatgaTTTGTGGatggaagaataaaaaaaaatgatttgtgaGTGAAGCTCTTGAAGGAATATGtacatttaaactgtttaaaaaaaaaaaaagaaactaagtGGGAAAAACAAACCTTCTCCAAGCTCTCGTAGTTCAGCTTAAAAGCCCAGAGCTGCAGACGTGCTGTGAGGCCACTAATGGAGGACAGAGTAAGCAGAAACTGCTCTGCTGTACCCAGAGGCACATCAGGATTGGCCAGCTGAGCCTCCTGGATCCTCTGTTTCTCCTCCTCTGTAGGTATCATAGTCAGGATTTTctaaaaaaggtgtgtgtgttggggggggggggggtagaaaacaaaaaatgagaCCAAGAATACAGACAGACTGCTTAAACTGGTGTAGCAATTATAATCTAAAGAAAAAGTGCAGAACggctgccatcttgtggatagAAGTAGTAGTGCAGTACCTCAATACCCTCTTTGTTGATGGCAAATTCATCAAAATTGAGTATTGCTGATTTGATGACATGCACAGCAGGTAAAACGGTCATGCCGATGTTGATGGCGTTGCTTCTCTTTGGATCGAGAACAAGAATTGCAGGCTTCTTTACGTCAGGACTCTTCTGCAAAACGAAGAGTGTTCAAGATGTGAAACATGTCTCTGATCCATAAGGGTTACTAAAGtatccttttttccccccaattaCATACATTGGTAATGGAACCAGTACGGAcccaaaaaacatttaaaaaaaaaaaaaaaaaaaaaaaaaaaaaaaaacaccacatctACAAaccttaaaattaaaaatgggttttgttttgtataattCCGTTAAATTCCCACAAAAGTCTGTTACCTTAGCCATAGGAAGTTCCTTTGCCTTTGACTCAAACAAATGTTCCAGCTTATTGGTATCTATCGTGACCTTATCCAGCGATGCCCAGACAGTTCCCCGACCAAACTTGCATTTCCTGGGGCTCTCTGACTGCTTGAGTTCCTTCCAGAACAGCTTGACCGTCTTCCGTTTCTTGACAAACTCCGGATCTACAACTTGAgatggagaaggagaaaggggTCCACCCAGCATTCCAGGACCTGGAGGAGGTGGTGGCGGTGGAGGGGGGGCTGGTCCTCCGATCCCAGGgggtggaggaggtggtggaggaggggGAAATCCTAGTCctggaggtggaggaggtggtggaggtggaggagggagAGATCCTAGTCCTGGgggtggaggaggtggtggaggaaCACCATTGGTCATACTTGTGTCAAAAATATCAATGTCCAGTACATCAATATCCTCCTCTTCCAAAAGGTCAGAAAAGTCCAAGTCTTTAATGCGCAGTTCTTTGGAGCTGGGTTGCAAATGTTCCCATGCATCCTTGCTGTTCCTGGCAAGTGGAGTCATCATCGTCTTCTCAAGAGTCCGAGAGTGGGTCTCTGCATCGATGCTGTACTGTGGGCGCAACCGTTTGGTCTGCTCCTCCTGCTTGGTGCGAGCAGCATTGACACTACCCTCAAGCCCCTCCAGTTCTGCCCGCCTGGAGATATCCTCAACATGCTGGGAGGGGCGAGATCGCAGACTGGAGAGACGACCGGCAAGACTGGAGATACCAAGATTTTCCAGATTGCTGTGCTCCCCATTGGGGCTCTTCAGTAACCCAGAACTGCTGGGGGTGGAAGACTTTGAGTAAAGCATGTCCAGCATGATCTTCCTGTCATCAGAAAGAGTGCTTTGCTGATGCACACTTCCCCCTGCTGGCAGAAGGTGAGAAGAGAGAAGTCAGATGAGACTTATGAAATCTTATCTAAAATTTCTCAGCTCAGTAATGATTTAGAATTAGATCCTGTTAAGAAGCTTTACAGCCCATTAGTCCCTCTGGTTTTCCggtcctctttaaaaaaaaaaaaatcatggataAATTAAGCTGTTAATTTAATAGTCAAATTGCAGAATAGTAGATTTGTGAATGTACTAATCAATCCAGACAAATCAAAATCCAACACCTCTGGTATGAATAATTGTATACATAAAGAGACACCACCTTCATTATACTATAGATTTGTCATTTCCGTAACCCATCACTcgggtaaaaataaataaataaataaataaataaataataaataaagcaaaagcaTCAACACAAGCTCTATTTTGCTACAAGCTACAATATTAACACCTCAATGAGAAGTCTAACGTTATTCCCCTCTCCTGCTGTCTGTATCACAGCTAAAGCCAGAAAGGAAACCGGAAAAAATGATCCCAATCTCTGTCCCCACCTTCAAATGGTTTACATATCTCTCGGGTAATGTTTGTACCCCGGAGGTTACTTTGTTTGTGCTGGGCTTGTACTTTTAGACCACCAGGCAGAGATATGGAGTCAGCCTGTAGtttttttaaagtaagttaAAGAAAGATCAAAAGCTCAGCCAGAAGAGGAAAGGGTGGATAGTACGTTTCCCAACTCTAAAGTCAATCTAAGATGCCAGGGTCAAAATTCTGTCACAGTCCTTGAAAGCAAACTACATACTTAACACAAGATCTGCTAATAAAACCAGTagaagaaggggagagagagggagagagagagagagagagagaaagaaagaaagaacaggaagTGTTGAAGTTGAGGAAAACATGACGATTGTCTTCCCATTAGTGAGCCAGATATTGTTGCTCAActcgtataaaaaaaaatctcgaCTAGATCCAGCGTGATCACTTTACTGATACTttgaataacattttatattttaatacaagACATCAAGAGCTGCATCAGCAGATATTTACCATTTAATACTGGGTCTGAATATCCCCCTAATTCCTGAAACAGTGCACACGTAGTGAAAGGAAATGTGACATCATGGTGATATAAAAGGTCCATAATTCATTAAACacaatattgttttaaaaataaagcaagtCGTTTTCTGTCTCAGGTAATCGAAGATGAATTATTACCGTTACCATAGCGCCAACGGTCTCATCACCagtcctgtggaaaactcaaAGACTCTCCCTAATACAGTGACTGGAATATTTGTAAGTTTTACATGGGATAATCTTGGAACACTGCCGTATTTAGTCTATATAGAGAAATAAATTAGATAAGGAGataatgtgagagagagagagagagagagagaaagagagagggagaaagagagagagcgctagCTTGCCTGGTTCATAATGATGGGCTGTTTGTGGTTCTACCGGCTGCTCCAGGGTGCTCTGGATGATGTGGCTATTGCTCGAGTTTCCCCCTGGAGATTGGGGCTCATGAACTTTCCTCTGATCTGtccctaccacacacacacacacacgcacacacacacacacacacacacacacacacacacacacacacacacacacacacacacacacacaaacacacacaaacatttagcacacagtaaatatacaaaatacatcTGATAAAGTAGGCCATTAAAACACAGATATAGCTTGTGAATTTTTTCCTATTTACTGCACAAAAGCTAGATAGGAgaccacacacaaatacacacaaaaagttACATAATTCAGTGAAGCAAGTGTTCTGGCCAACATGCATCATTTTATTCACACCATCTCAAAACATCCTTTCTAGTCTTTTCAGCCTCTTACTGCAGCCAAACACCTTTCACACCCTGAGCGTGTTTGTGTCTGCTTTTTTGGACCCCCAAATTCTTTAATTCAGACTTTGGCCAGAACAGAAAGGATGTCTTTATAAAGCGGCGATCACTGATGTCGAGCTGAATGTGCCTCCCATGGGAAACTCGAGTCTTTtcttacaaatataaaaaaatatataaataggccccatacaaatgcacaccacagaCCCGTCTCCCCGATCTGAAATAAGCTCTGCCCCGACAACGGCAGAGTTTGAGAAAGAAAGGGCACACTATAGTACACCAGACAGTTTGTTCAGCCAACAAGAGGACAAGAATGATGTATTGCTCAACTGCTTATGCTCAACATTTATTCAAGGTCAAGCAGTTGGTCCTTATTAACTCGAACGTGAAAGTTTCATCCTTACGTGCATACTGAACGATGGTGCTTAACTACACGTAATTAAGCTTCACTATATTCCAAAGCTCAACCATCCTACCAATTTAGTCATTTCAAACAAAGTCTGGCAATACGTACCATCGTTTGTGTAACAGGcagtattaaatattacagcGGTCTCAATCATGAAATCTTTTATCACGCAAACAACAGAATCCTCTGATCTTCAAGGTGCCTTCCTTTCCACCACATTGCCTGAAGTAGTATGTTATCCAGTAGATTCtgtgctttaaataaaatgacgaTCACTGCAGGAGGCTGATTATATAAACATCACCGACTCACAGTCTGCGATCAGCCAATCGCAGTGAAGCGCCTGCTGACTTGCCATTGACTCAGTGCTAACAGTCAGCTATGAATCCTCACTCAGAGtctagaaatgtttaaaatcttgacacacacaatagtaatgtggcaatgtttttaaatatatctattaaTTAAGTCTGTTTTTTATATCTGTCGACTGGAAAGTGTTTACTTTCCGCTAAACGATGTGGTTTTCAGCATCAACACCTGCTCATGGACCTGCTTAGGATTATACAGGCATCAAAATTAGCAAATTTATTTTTGCCTACTCTACTGTAAGGACCGGTAGTGGTCAGGGGAGAAAAATGTGCATCGTTGTTatcataagaaaaaaatgcaccCACATTtactttgtatttaaaattaacCCATTAAGTCGAGTATGTATGCAAGATGGACTTCACAGATAGGAGCAATGGCTACGCTAGTCAGTGTAGATTAGCTTGCGGGAAgataaagaggaaaagaaataatgagTTAACTGGGATTCGATGTCACCTTCTGATGTTGGCTGCACTTCTTCAGCAGAGTGACCGTAGATGTCAGAGTCAGCAGAAGAACCTTCCACCAGAGTCAGGACATCTTTACTGTTCCTCTTCTGCCACTCCCTCACTTCCAGACGGCGTAAAAACTGGTCTCTACAAATATACATGTGGTAAATAGAAACTACAAGGTTACAAAGCCAATATTGTAAAAACAAAGACCAAGTACTGAAGAGCAGCCAGAAAATTTTTTAGAAGTAGAATTTTAACAGAGAGATTATAACATTAGAGAAAGAACTGGAATTTCTGTGCACAAAGAAACAATGCTAGTTAAACTAAGCTGAACTGGCTTAGAAACAAAATGGAAAGCATATCCTTCATTTCAGCCTGCTATTAAAAGACTTCTGGATGTTCTTTCCACTGTGACTAACCACAAAATAGCTACTGTAGTATCCCAGATCTGCTGAAAATACATGTACATAAAGTATAACTCgtttataaacacatttattacaataaaaaaaatcttgggtaaaaaaaaatcaataaaaaaaaaatcagtctatAAATTTGGTAAGTAACAAAAACATgcaatcagtaaaaaaaattagttaaaaaacagaaaaaatcatTCCATTAGATTAAACAAGACAAATTTTACGGTAAGTAAAAATGACAGATACTGACAACACAACCAACCacagtgccacacacacacacacacacacacagacagccaccGCCTGAAAACACGACATCAATCAAATAACAGCCACCTGATGTGCAAAACACCTGCAGTGATCAAGCAACCACCCTTAAACACTGATTCAGCACCAGGCACCTCACCCCAAACCTGGCCTTAGATCAGCATAAAGAGCAGtttccatcaccatcaccatcaccaccaccaccaccaccacacctcACCGTAAGGATCGGCCTGTAGTTTACTTACGCATACTTCCTGAGTACGGGACGGTCCTTGCTCACAATATCCTCCACACTGGAGAGAGACATCACAGTTTACGTGAAGAAGAGACTGATTATCTAAAAGACTGCACCCAAGTTACTGTTTATTGGATACACTGAACATATCCACGGTGTTCATTTCACAATCCCATAATAAATGTGTAACCTAAAGCAGCACACAGCAAAAtaaggaaaatacaggaaagcCAATTATAACAGACCTGCTGCTGCATCCAATCAGTTGAAATCTTTATTCTAACTATTTACTGAAAGAGCTTTAGACTTTGTTGCTCAGACCAGAGatgcttaaaaaaatcaataagtTAAAAGACGACTGGACAAAGAAGTATGTATTTATTCTCTGCTTCAGAACAGGTATGTAAACTGTTCAGACTGTGGCTCTAGTCAAAAGTGTTAACATCAGCCAAGATAGTTATTTATACCATCTTTTCCATGAAAAGAATTTTTACGTATTTGAACCTCACAAATTTTAGCTGAAAGTCCAGGGTCTTAAGGATGTACTTAATTTATTACCGCTTCTCCTCCTGAACTAATAGGAGACGGAGAAGAGGCGCTGCTTCTTCCTGGTTATCGAGAAATTCCACTCGGTTCATCCTTTGCCGCGTTCTTTCCTCAATCCTCTCGGTAATGATAAATTATAGCAGTTTCACAATTCCGTTAGTTCGTAAGCATACCAGACAACCTGAATCATTTTGGTACAATGGATTTATCATAACGGTTTCAAAAGGAGTCTATTCTGACtatacagtggaaaaaaataaccTTTTCACACATCCATTACAAGGAAGATCAATGGAATGAAGATGAGACAAGATGCAAACCGGAACGTGAAAGTGATCAGACGGTTCTCGGAAAAGACGTGCACAGGACACAGATGAAAGTGTCATCCTTTTGATAAATAGTGAAATGTTATTACTATACGTCGTCTGACTAACTAACAGAACACACGCAGCTAATACACCCCTAACCCCCCAACCCCGCTTCCAGAAATGACTCATGGTTTAGACTGGTAGCAACTGAAGGCTACATTCTTTGGCCATGCAGCAGCTACTCACCAAACAGCGTCTGCCTCTTGCAGGCTGAGAAAAAGAttgaataaagagaaagaaggaaggaggaagggagagagggaggaaggatTTTGGAAGCCACAGTAGTGAGGAGAAAGATTAGGAACCGAGCCAAACATTATGGATATAGAGGCAGAgaaggaaacagacacagacatttaGCAGAAACAAAGTGAAAGGAATCAAGAAAGAATACAGAGAAGATACACAGATACTGTGTTTatggaagaaataaataaaaggagaaTGAAATGCCAAATAGTCTTAATGAGTCACAGATCCAAATGAGCCTGGCTTTTACAGTAATATTAgacattaattataattattctgtaactaaacaaaacaaaaaaaaaacaactgttcAGCTAAGGAAAGTAACCAcaacataatatttttaatcacaATACTCATAATAATTCTGCCCTATTTAGTGATGTCTTGTACAATTAGACACACTGGTATCAATAATCATTATTTTTAGAACAGCTTCTGACAAAATATTCAACAATATCCTTAAGCATTATATCTTCAATCAAAGCAAATTTCTACTGAAATCTTAACTCATTTGTTCCACATACGTTACTAATCCCTGAGTAAATTCTACAAGCGCATCTTAATGCCTAATTGTTTTCTTCCGCTCATTCACAGTCAAATTCTGCCATGTTATGCACGTCTTCGATTGAGTaagagataaaagaaagaaaatatactCACTTAAGCCGTCCTCTTCCCTCAGTGTTGCTCTGCTCTTTCTGTGCTGTCTGGTTCTCCGAAGGAGGCGAGTCTCTGGGAGACACGCTGAGGCTGgatggggaagaaaaaaaaaacataacaaaactcTGAAAAATCCGATCACAGCCAAGACAACGGAGACAGTCTGAATCTCACATCTCCAAACACTTCTGTTTCTATAaaaggtccacacacacacacacacacacacgtgtatataaaacaagtgaataaaatggacacatttaattaaaactgaACTTAACCTGTAGCATTTCTCATTAATAATCTGTAAATGTTCCAACAAGAAATGCAaggtgtttaaaaataatataaaataaaatcaaaaagacAGTTTTAAaggcaaattttaaatttaaaagtaTGCCTTAATAAGTATATGGGTTGAATTAATCAAAATTTAAACCCtgtttaaaataatcaaaattgtatgtaaagcacttttaatCCTGATTTGGGAAAGCTATAGCTATTTCCtgatttttaacataaaaaatataaccagAAAGAATCAGAATTAACCTCAGGACAGTGCTTTAATCAGATTAATATTTCAATATCTGCTATAATGTACTGAAATATTAATCTGATTAAAGCACTAATGAACTGGTGATAAAATAATCtcaaaataaacagtttaaagCTCATGATGGcttgaaatattttcatttaatccCTGTTTATAGAAACCATTATTAAACTTTATGTAAGACTCGTCATAGAACAGTGTCCTATTCTTGCTCCCAGTTTGTCTCTCTTTCCAGAAAAATCTAGAAAGTCCCAGCAATGTTACTGTCAGCTTCTGTGACTCAACATCCATCAGAAAAAAGTTGACTGAGTCGGTGACAAGTTCTTGGTTGATTTTCAGGAATGGAGGAGTGTTGTAAATGCAGGAACGTTCTCCTTTTGAGAACACaattttaattctatataaattaatataatatatatattttttatgatctGTCAATCgaacatttcattttgattacaattccttgtttattttgtgcaaTCTTTTTGACGATGCATATTCTGGGTGTCTTAATATTACTAAAGTCTAAATTCTAGTATTATTTCGAACACTTGGATGACCGTCTTCTTGGTTAGATAATAGGATGATAGACTACCAAATTCCTGGTTGCTCTTGATTTACTACATCCCCCAATGCAACTGTTGCAACACTGAAAAACCCTAGCTCAGATTGCAAACAGGATATCCAAGTCTGATCTCATCCAAGTTCATCCATCAGTGAGAACCACACTGAACAAGAGGGTGGGATGTTCTTTACTCATGAATAAGTAAAATTATTTCCaggaattttacatttatggcatttggcagacaccttatacagagtgatttacagatttatacagctgagcaattgagggctaagggctttgctcaagggcccagcagtgggcgCTTGGCTGAATTGGGATTCGAActcaaccttccgatcagtggtccaacaccGTAACCACTAAGCTAATTAGTATATTTAATAgtatttgatcttttttttaaactattcatttttttttaaagaaagctatttatttatgctAGCGATATGTTTACTTGTACtccaaaatgaataataaagcaGGTTTAGTCTGCCTTAAAATCTTTTAGTCTTCTCAGTGCATCCTTCTACAACAAAATAATAGATCAAAAacagtgtattaaaaaaaagaatatattctACACAGACGGTAAACTGTATTTTGCAATATTGAGATGACTGCACAGAAGATTGAAGCTGATAAACAATATTAATTCTTCTATGTTGCATACTAATTTAAGGAACCGTATTAGtacacaatttttatttttttttaaacaccaggTGAATCTACAACCATGCAGAGTTTTAATTTAAGCCCATAGCCACATATCCACCTAAAGGTTTAACTGTTTCTTGGGGTTAAACTTCCACAGGAAATCAGGACATTAAAAGACCCTTGCTTGTTAAAAAAGTGGTTAAAAAGCACCATGATTTGTGGTGACATTTGTTAGTTcaaggaccaaaaaaaaaagattagctGAAAGTAAAAGTTATTCCTTACAGCTATTCTGATCAGCAGAAGGAGTAACTTGTACCAAAGAGATGAGAAGCTGGTGAGTTATACAGACCTCTTTAGGGGAGTGGAGGTCTCCTTTGTTACGGACCCCGCTTTTTTTAACCTCCGCCTAGAAATCCCCATATGAGCCAGGTATTGACCAATGAAATTGCGCCCCCTGCTGAATGGAGCAGGAGGTGAGACACaaagtgagagtgtgagagagagagagagagagagagagagacagagagagagagagagagagagagagagcggtggAATAGTGATGTCTGGTTACATGAGTAAAGCAGCGGATTAAAACAAGTACAAAGAAGCCCACAACACTAGCAAGACTGACACCAAAACACCAGAGTGTGCAACCAGGAGCAGAAAATTCAAAGAAAAGTGTATTTTCCCCCTGCTACCATGCCTGTCTCAACAGTAAAGAAAAGCATGATGGCATGATGGAACTTCTTTATGAGAAGTTCTCTATAATGGTGAAAACGCTTACTttaacaacaaaatattaagtttgtGATATGCTCCAGCAGGCTGAAATCATGATACATTAAATACCCATAGCTTTACTAAGAGAATATGGCTTTCCAAATAAAACATTAGCTTTCCACAAATAGGTAGTGACTGTCAGCTGAATAAAATGTCTCGCTGTGGCCAGGAGCTATACTTGGAAAGACACATAGCAATTTGGTTACACGTGGAGGAGCTGAGCAGGCAAAGAGCATCTGGTGTATGTGGTAAACTCTCAAATTCTCTTTTTCTTACAgtaggagta
Encoded proteins:
- the fhod1 gene encoding FH1/FH2 domain-containing protein 1 isoform X10, whose protein sequence is MAIITCRVQYLDDTDPFVCVNFPEPRRPPQYELNELVPLNLQIAGVQKHLQAPLKLEECTLQVASNGNYLDLETSLSEQKDELEQFYDDLAIGKKPILILRTQLSVRVHAILEKLYNSQGPELRRSLFSLKQLFQDDKDLVPEFVNSDGLSCFIKVGGEADHNYQNYILRALSQIMLFVDGMNGVINHNETVQWLYTLCGSLSRLVVKTALKLLIVFVEYTESNSPLLIQAVNTVDSRRGVKPWSYLVDVLEERNGSDTELLVFTMSLINKTLAALPDQDSFYDMTDCLEHQGIERIMQKHLKGKIIDPDLKQQFTIYENALKHEDDDLDESSFPTRKERRKATNGEQEGRRSRRSSAQNLQDVPIASPLPASAVSPFSPTTGRSCNTSPVPSPISHDPVSNSSSESESSSNSPHCSSPVVPSVIVNESPANDVRGRNFIGQYLAHMGISRRRLKKAGSVTKETSTPLKSLSVSPRDSPPSENQTAQKEQSNTEGRGRLNLQEADAVCVEDIVSKDRPVLRKYADQFLRRLEVREWQKRNSKDVLTLVEGSSADSDIYGHSAEEVQPTSEGTDQRKVHEPQSPGGNSSNSHIIQSTLEQPVEPQTAHHYEPAGGSVHQQSTLSDDRKIMLDMLYSKSSTPSSSGLLKSPNGEHSNLENLGISSLAGRLSSLRSRPSQHVEDISRRAELEGLEGSVNAARTKQEEQTKRLRPQYSIDAETHSRTLEKTMMTPLARNSKDAWEHLQPSSKELRIKDLDFSDLLEEEDIDVLDIDIFDTSMTNGVPPPPPPPPGLGSLPPPPPPPPPPPGLGFPPPPPPPPPPGIGGPAPPPPPPPPPGPGMLGGPLSPSPSQVVDPEFVKKRKTVKLFWKELKQSESPRKCKFGRGTVWASLDKVTIDTNKLEHLFESKAKELPMAKKSPDVKKPAILVLDPKRSNAINIGMTVLPAVHVIKSAILNFDEFAINKEGIEKILTMIPTEEEKQRIQEAQLANPDVPLGTAEQFLLTLSSISGLTARLQLWAFKLNYESLEKEIAEPLFDLKHGMEQLAQNQTFKRILATLLAIGNFLNSSSVKGFELSYLEKVTEVKDTVHRQSLLHHCCNFVVEKFPDTSDVYSEISAITRSAKVDFEQLSDNLVQLERKCKMSWDNLKIMAKHETKSQQKSKMTEFLKDCTERIIILKVVHRRIINRFHSFLLYLGQPSYTVRDIKITHFCKIISEFALEYRTTRERVLTHKRKRAAHRERTKTRGMLITETEKFSGAVPSITQESPSPVSMATEVEPAQEEHENMKNLLIASDGRCNLRRSRAVRSFGGVVPSPMSTGKEDGASSQDDATDEIMDRLVKSVTQNPTERQSSPKTRKRSRLNRKSLRRTLKSGLNLEVVQALSLR
- the fhod1 gene encoding FH1/FH2 domain-containing protein 1 isoform X6 yields the protein MAIITCRVQYLDDTDPFVCVNFPEPRRPPQYELNELVPLNLQIAGVQKHLQAPLKLEECTLQVASNGNYLDLETSLSEQKDELEQFYDDLAIGKKPILILRTQLSVRVHAILEKLYNSQGPELRRSLFSLKQLFQDDKDLVPEFVNSDGLSCFIKVGGEADHNYQNYILRALSQIMLFVDGMNGVINHNETVQWLYTLCGSLSRLVVKTALKLLIVFVEYTESNSPLLIQAVNTVDSRRGVKPWSYLVDVLEERNGSDTELLVFTMSLINKTLAALPDQDSFYDMTDCLEHQGIERIMQKHLKGKIIDPDLKQQFTIYENALKHEDDDLDESSFPTRKERRKATNGEQEGRRSRRSSAQNLQDVPIASPLPASAVSPFSPTTGRSCNTSPVPSPISHDPVSNSSSESESSSNSPHCSSPVVPSVIVNESPANDVRGRNFIGQYLAHMGISRRRLKKAGSVTKETSTPLKSLSVSPRDSPPSENQTAQKEQSNTEGRGRLNVEDIVSKDRPVLRKYADQFLRRLEVREWQKRNSKDVLTLVEGSSADSDIYGHSAEEVQPTSEGTDQRKVHEPQSPGGNSSNSHIIQSTLEQPVEPQTAHHYEPAGGSVHQQSTLSDDRKIMLDMLYSKSSTPSSSGLLKSPNGEHSNLENLGISSLAGRLSSLRSRPSQHVEDISRRAELEGLEGSVNAARTKQEEQTKRLRPQYSIDAETHSRTLEKTMMTPLARNSKDAWEHLQPSSKELRIKDLDFSDLLEEEDIDVLDIDIFDTSMTNGVPPPPPPPPGLGSLPPPPPPPPPPPGLGFPPPPPPPPPPGIGGPAPPPPPPPPPGPGMLGGPLSPSPSQVVDPEFVKKRKTVKLFWKELKQSESPRKCKFGRGTVWASLDKVTIDTNKLEHLFESKAKELPMAKKSPDVKKPAILVLDPKRSNAINIGMTVLPAVHVIKSAILNFDEFAINKEGIEKILTMIPTEEEKQRIQEAQLANPDVPLGTAEQFLLTLSSISGLTARLQLWAFKLNYESLEKEIAEPLFDLKHGMEQLAQNQTFKRILATLLAIGNFLNSSSVKGFELSYLEKVTEVKDTVHRQSLLHHCCNFVVEKFPDTSDVYSEISAITRSAKVDFEQLSDNLVQLERKCKMSWDNLKIMAKHETKSQQKSKMTEFLKDCTERIIILKVVHRRIINRFHSFLLYLGQPSYTVRDIKITHFCKIISEFALEYRTTRERVLTHKRKRAAHRERTKTRGMLITETEKFSGAVPSITQESPSPVSMATEVEPAQEEHENMKNLLIASDGRCNLRRSRAVRKLVTAGSDIPPISLNQDSNDEGEPVQTLEMQELCDEGFGGVVPSPMSTGKEDGASSQDDATDEIMDRLVKSVTQNPTERQSSPKTRKRSRLNRKSLRRTLKSGLNLEVVQALSLR